A genomic segment from Lates calcarifer isolate ASB-BC8 linkage group LG13, TLL_Latcal_v3, whole genome shotgun sequence encodes:
- the aplnra gene encoding apelin receptor A, translating into METTTGEYVDNYEYYDDNETACDFSEWEPSYSLIPVLYMLIFILGLSGNGVVIFTVWRSKSKRRAADVYIGNLALADLTFVVTLPLWAVYTALGYHWPFGVALCKISSYVVLVNMYASVFCLTCLSFDRYLAIVHSLSSSRLRSRGTMLASLGAIWLLSGLLAVPTLLFRTTVNDQNSNRTTCAMDFSLVTMNQRHEYLWIAGLSLSSSALGFLLPFLAMTIFYCFIGCTVTRHFNNLRKEDQKKKRLLKIITTLVVVFAICWTPFHVLKSMDALSYLNLAPSSCGFLRFLLLAHPYATCLAYVNSCLNPFLYAFFDLRFRSQCLCLLNLKKAMHGQMSSMSSTLSAQTQKSEIQSLATKV; encoded by the coding sequence ATGGAGACCACCACTGGGGAATATGTTGATAACTATGAGTATTATGATGACAATGAGACTGCCTGTGACTTCTCAGAGTGGGAGCCCTCTTACTCCCTCATCCCGGTTCTCTACATGCTCATCTTCATCCTGGGCCTGTCAGGGAACGGCGTGGTCATCTTCACTGTCTGGAGATCCAAATCTAAGCGTCGGGCTGCAGATGTCTACATAGGAAACCTGGCTCTTGCAGACCTCACCTTTGTTGTAACCCTACCTCTCTGGGCTGTGTACACGGCGCTGGGCTACCACTGGCCCTTTGGCGTGGCTCTGTGCAAGATCAGCAGCTACGTGGTCCTGGTCAACATGTACGCCAGCGTTTTCTGCCTCACCTGCCTGAGCTTTGATCGCTACCTGGCCATCGTGCACTCCCTGTCCAGCAGCAGGCTGCGCTCACGGGGCACCATGCTGGCGTCCTTGGGTGCTATCTGGCTGCTGTCCGGCCTGCTGGCTGTTCCCACGCTGCTCTTCCGCACCACCGTGAACGACCAGAACAGCAACCGGACCACGTGTGCCATGGACTTCAGCCTGGTGACCATGAACCAGAGGCATGAGTACCTCTGGATCGCGGGACTCAGCTTGTCCTCCTCCGCCTTGGGTTTCCTTCTACCCTTCTTGGCCATGACCATCTTCTACTGCTTCATCGGCTGCACCGTCACACGTCACTTCAACAACCTGCGCAAGGAGgaccagaagaagaagaggctgCTGAAGATCATCACCACCCTGGTGGTGGTTTTTGCCATCTGCTGGACTCCCTTCCATGTGCTGAAGAGCATGGACGCCCTCTCCTACCTGAACCTGGCTCCGAGCTCCTGTGGCTTCCTGCGCTTCCTGCTGCTGGCTCACCCCTACGCCACCTGCTTGGCCTACGTCAACAGCTGCCTCAACCCGTTCCTGTACGCCTTCTTTGACCTGCGCTTTCGTTCCCAGTGCCTGTGCCTGCTCAACCTGAAGAAGGCCATGCACGGCCAGATGAGCTCCATGTCGTCCACGCTCAGCGCCCAGACTCAGAAGTCAGAGATTCAGTCTCTGGCCACGAAGGTGTAG
- the LOC108878422 gene encoding TBC1 domain family member 10A isoform X1, producing MAKIENGRQSVDTRSIRTISSSHIDDESSLGSDSEINGFTSDRQTDKYGFIGGAQQYSEASAQDVPPEVLRQREVKWLDMLNHWDKWMIKRFDKVRLRCQKGIPPALRGRAWLYLSGGKVKREQNQGKFQELDSQPGDPKWLDVIEKDLHRQFPFHEMFVSRGGHGQQDLFRVLKAYTLYRPEEGYCQAQAPIAAVLLMHMPAEDAFWGLVQICEKYLPGYYSPGLEAIQLDGEILFALLRRVSPLAFRHLEKHKIDPILYMTEWFMCAFSRTLPWASVLRVWDMFLCDGVKIIFRVGLVLLKCMLGTREKLKACQGQYETMELLRAIEPRYMQEGYLVREILEVPVTARDVEREHHAQLKRWKKNRGELNFKPPPRMHGARLIMLSEPPRRQDLQQNPTIVLEVPQPTLKKGKEEKKSKKKKSVKKSQPVVEIPNPYPLPNDPPPPPSDPLPNNNPPPLASDPLPNDPPPPSSDPLPNNLPLPPSDPPAPPPVRDETAETVPQTESDSPHQQQAPPTDLPPAKESPLQRSTQSLSSTEQDTYL from the exons ATGGCCAAAATAGAGAACGGCCGTCAATCAGTGGACACAAGGAGTATCCGGACTATCAGCAGCAGTCACATAGACGATGAAAGCTCTTTGGGATCCGACTCAGAGATCAACGGCTTCACCAGCGACAGGCAAACCGATAAATATGGATTTATTGGTGGGGCACAGCAGTACTCGGAGGCGTC AGCTCAGGATGTGCCTCCAGAGGTGCTCAGGCAAAGGGAGGTGAAGTGGCTTGACATGCTCAACCACTGGGACAAGTGGATGATCAAGAGATTCGATAAG GTGAGGCTGCGGTGCCAGAAAGGAATCCCTCCTGCCCTCCGAGGCCGCGCATGGCTCTACCTTTCAGGGGGGAAGGTGAAGAGAGAACAGAACCAAGGAAAGTTTCAG GAGCTGGATAGCCAGCCAGGAGACCCCAAGTGGCTTGATGTGATTGAGAAAGACCTCCATCGACAGTTTCCTTTCCATGAGATGTTTGTGTCACGGGGGGGACACGG GCAGCAGGACCTGTTCCGTGTCCTTAAGGCCTACACTCTCTACAGGCCAGAGGAGGGATACTGCCAAGCTCAGGCTCCCATTGCTGCTGTGTTGCTCATGCACATGCCTGCTGAG GACGCCTTCTGGGGGCTGGTCCAAATTTGTGAGAAGTATCTTCCTGGCTACTACAGCCCTGGCCTG GAAGCTATACAGTTAGATGGAGAGATCCTGTTCGCTCTGCTGCGACGCGTCTCCCCGCTAGCCTTCCGCCATCTGGAGAAACACAAGATTGACCCCATCCTCTACATGACTGAATGGTTCATGTGTGCCTTCTCTAGAACGCTGCCCTGGGCCTCTGTGCTGCGTGTCTGGGACATGTTCCTTTGTGACG GAGTAAAGATAATCTTCCGTGTGGGTTTGGTGCTGCTCAAGTGCATGCTGGGAACCAGGGAGAAGCTGAAAGCCTGCCAGGGCCAGTATGAGACCATGGAGCTTCTCAGGGCCATAGAACCTCGATACATGCAGGAGGGCTACCTTGTCCGAGAG ATTCTGGAGGTGCCAGTGACCGCGCGAGATGTGGAAAGAGAGCATCATGCCCAGCTGAAGCGCTGGAAGAAGAACCGTGGAGAGCTGAATTTCAAACCGCCTCCGAGGATGCACGGCGCGCGGCTCATCATGTTGTCTGAGCCGCCCAGACGCCAGGACCTGCAGCAGAACCCCACCATTGTACTAGAGGTCCCTCAGCCCACCCTGAAGAAGGgcaaggaggagaagaagagcaaaaagaagaagagtgtGAAGAAATCCCAGCCCGTCGTGGAGATCCCCAACCCTTACCCTCTTCCAAACgaccctccacctccaccctcagATCCTCTTCCAAACAACAACCCTCCACCTCTGGCCTCAGATCCTCTTCCAAACGaccctccacctccatcttCGGATCCTCTTCCGAACAACCTCCCACTTCCACCCTCAGATCCACCTGCCCCACCTCCAGTCAGGGACGAGACGGCAGAAACCGTGCCACAAACTGAATCAGACTCACCTCACCAGCAGCAAGCGCCTCCTACAGACCTCCCCCCTGCCAAAGAATCTCCTCTTCAGCGATCCACACAAAGCCTtagcagcacagagcaggatACGTACCTGTAG
- the LOC108878422 gene encoding TBC1 domain family member 10A isoform X2, producing the protein MVCQNILCEKGPWKTVRLRCQKGIPPALRGRAWLYLSGGKVKREQNQGKFQELDSQPGDPKWLDVIEKDLHRQFPFHEMFVSRGGHGQQDLFRVLKAYTLYRPEEGYCQAQAPIAAVLLMHMPAEDAFWGLVQICEKYLPGYYSPGLEAIQLDGEILFALLRRVSPLAFRHLEKHKIDPILYMTEWFMCAFSRTLPWASVLRVWDMFLCDGVKIIFRVGLVLLKCMLGTREKLKACQGQYETMELLRAIEPRYMQEGYLVREILEVPVTARDVEREHHAQLKRWKKNRGELNFKPPPRMHGARLIMLSEPPRRQDLQQNPTIVLEVPQPTLKKGKEEKKSKKKKSVKKSQPVVEIPNPYPLPNDPPPPPSDPLPNNNPPPLASDPLPNDPPPPSSDPLPNNLPLPPSDPPAPPPVRDETAETVPQTESDSPHQQQAPPTDLPPAKESPLQRSTQSLSSTEQDTYL; encoded by the exons ATGGTGTGTCAAAATATCCTCTGTGAGAAAGGCCCATGGAAGACA GTGAGGCTGCGGTGCCAGAAAGGAATCCCTCCTGCCCTCCGAGGCCGCGCATGGCTCTACCTTTCAGGGGGGAAGGTGAAGAGAGAACAGAACCAAGGAAAGTTTCAG GAGCTGGATAGCCAGCCAGGAGACCCCAAGTGGCTTGATGTGATTGAGAAAGACCTCCATCGACAGTTTCCTTTCCATGAGATGTTTGTGTCACGGGGGGGACACGG GCAGCAGGACCTGTTCCGTGTCCTTAAGGCCTACACTCTCTACAGGCCAGAGGAGGGATACTGCCAAGCTCAGGCTCCCATTGCTGCTGTGTTGCTCATGCACATGCCTGCTGAG GACGCCTTCTGGGGGCTGGTCCAAATTTGTGAGAAGTATCTTCCTGGCTACTACAGCCCTGGCCTG GAAGCTATACAGTTAGATGGAGAGATCCTGTTCGCTCTGCTGCGACGCGTCTCCCCGCTAGCCTTCCGCCATCTGGAGAAACACAAGATTGACCCCATCCTCTACATGACTGAATGGTTCATGTGTGCCTTCTCTAGAACGCTGCCCTGGGCCTCTGTGCTGCGTGTCTGGGACATGTTCCTTTGTGACG GAGTAAAGATAATCTTCCGTGTGGGTTTGGTGCTGCTCAAGTGCATGCTGGGAACCAGGGAGAAGCTGAAAGCCTGCCAGGGCCAGTATGAGACCATGGAGCTTCTCAGGGCCATAGAACCTCGATACATGCAGGAGGGCTACCTTGTCCGAGAG ATTCTGGAGGTGCCAGTGACCGCGCGAGATGTGGAAAGAGAGCATCATGCCCAGCTGAAGCGCTGGAAGAAGAACCGTGGAGAGCTGAATTTCAAACCGCCTCCGAGGATGCACGGCGCGCGGCTCATCATGTTGTCTGAGCCGCCCAGACGCCAGGACCTGCAGCAGAACCCCACCATTGTACTAGAGGTCCCTCAGCCCACCCTGAAGAAGGgcaaggaggagaagaagagcaaaaagaagaagagtgtGAAGAAATCCCAGCCCGTCGTGGAGATCCCCAACCCTTACCCTCTTCCAAACgaccctccacctccaccctcagATCCTCTTCCAAACAACAACCCTCCACCTCTGGCCTCAGATCCTCTTCCAAACGaccctccacctccatcttCGGATCCTCTTCCGAACAACCTCCCACTTCCACCCTCAGATCCACCTGCCCCACCTCCAGTCAGGGACGAGACGGCAGAAACCGTGCCACAAACTGAATCAGACTCACCTCACCAGCAGCAAGCGCCTCCTACAGACCTCCCCCCTGCCAAAGAATCTCCTCTTCAGCGATCCACACAAAGCCTtagcagcacagagcaggatACGTACCTGTAG